A portion of the Anoxybacillus gonensis genome contains these proteins:
- a CDS encoding UDP-glucose dehydrogenase family protein, whose amino-acid sequence MNIVVVGTGYVGLVTGVALAHVGHRVTCVDVDEEKVNRMRQGISPIYEPGIEQFMKENMEANRLFFTTDGASAYREADVIYIAVGTPENEDGSANLTYIDQAVKHIASSVMKDVIVVTKSTVPVGTNHEMQRMFQQLAPHVRIDVVSNPEFLREGSALYDTFHGDRIVIGADDERAAAVVADIHRPFGIPIFQTDIRSAEMIKYASNAFLATKISFINEIANICEKVGADIEQVAAGMGMDERIGSSFLRAGIGYGGSCFPKDTKALAKIAANIDHDFELLKAVIEVNNKQQRKLIEKAKKRFGHIQGKKIALLGLSFKPNTDDMREAASLVIARELVAEQAIVVAYDPIAMNKARAVLPKEVIYASHVEEALKDADAAMILTEWDEFRQLDLSVYVKQMKTPIIFDGRNCYALEDVKKYAIEYYSIGRRAIK is encoded by the coding sequence ATGAACATTGTCGTCGTTGGAACAGGGTATGTTGGATTAGTAACAGGGGTAGCGCTTGCTCATGTGGGGCATCGGGTGACGTGTGTTGATGTTGATGAAGAAAAAGTAAATCGCATGCGACAAGGCATTTCTCCGATTTATGAGCCGGGGATTGAGCAGTTTATGAAAGAAAATATGGAAGCGAATCGGTTGTTTTTTACAACAGACGGTGCGAGTGCGTATCGCGAAGCAGATGTGATTTACATCGCGGTCGGCACGCCTGAAAACGAAGACGGTTCAGCGAATTTGACATATATTGATCAAGCGGTGAAACACATCGCCTCATCGGTGATGAAAGATGTCATTGTTGTGACGAAAAGCACGGTGCCCGTCGGGACGAATCATGAGATGCAGCGCATGTTTCAACAGCTCGCTCCGCATGTGCGCATCGATGTCGTGTCGAATCCGGAATTTTTACGTGAAGGGTCAGCGCTTTATGATACGTTTCATGGCGATCGCATTGTGATCGGGGCGGATGATGAACGAGCGGCAGCTGTGGTCGCGGACATTCATCGTCCATTTGGCATTCCGATTTTTCAAACAGATATTCGGAGCGCAGAAATGATTAAATACGCTTCTAACGCATTTTTAGCAACGAAAATTAGTTTTATTAACGAAATTGCAAACATATGTGAAAAAGTTGGCGCAGATATTGAACAAGTGGCAGCGGGAATGGGAATGGATGAACGCATCGGCTCATCGTTTTTACGTGCAGGCATTGGATATGGCGGTTCGTGTTTTCCGAAAGATACGAAAGCGTTAGCGAAAATTGCAGCAAATATAGATCATGATTTCGAGTTGTTGAAGGCAGTCATTGAAGTAAACAATAAACAACAACGAAAGCTCATTGAAAAAGCAAAAAAACGTTTCGGACATATTCAAGGTAAAAAAATCGCCCTTCTCGGTTTGTCGTTTAAGCCAAATACAGACGATATGCGAGAAGCGGCATCGCTTGTTATCGCGCGTGAACTCGTTGCTGAACAGGCGATCGTTGTTGCTTACGATCCGATTGCGATGAATAAAGCAAGAGCGGTATTGCCGAAAGAAGTGATATATGCAAGCCATGTCGAAGAAGCGCTCAAAGATGCGGATGCGGCGATGATTTTAACAGAATGGGATGAGTTTCGACAACTCGACTTATCTGTATACGTCAAGCAAATGAAAACACCAATTATTTTTGATGGCCGTAATTGTTATGCGCTTGAAGACGTCAAAAAATATGCCATCGAATATTATTCGATTGGAAGAAGAGCGATCAAATAA
- a CDS encoding plasmid pRiA4b ORF-3 family protein, producing the protein MPTAWETLKKITKLSDYETLPASLRHEIERTLEQVKKAETIYQLKIQLRGIRPPIWRRVLVPSDITFDQLHLIIQEAMGWGNYHLYQFETSDAIIDVPHPDDRFMTLWKDKLDSQKTPIKKYLSKEKQKVLYTYDFGDNWDHIITLEKIEKRIEPLTHPICIKGSRACPPEDVGGVWGYQDAIDMMKDDTRKQERQEFLEWYDEWYGDDFDPERFDIEEVNQRLATIRFK; encoded by the coding sequence ATGCCAACTGCATGGGAAACATTAAAAAAGATTACAAAGTTATCAGATTACGAAACATTACCCGCTTCGCTTCGCCATGAGATTGAACGAACTTTAGAACAAGTAAAGAAAGCCGAAACAATTTATCAATTAAAAATCCAGTTGCGCGGTATTCGTCCACCGATTTGGCGACGTGTGCTCGTCCCAAGCGACATAACATTCGATCAGCTCCATCTCATTATTCAAGAGGCGATGGGATGGGGAAATTACCATTTGTATCAGTTCGAAACAAGTGATGCGATCATTGACGTCCCACATCCAGATGATCGCTTTATGACTCTTTGGAAGGACAAGCTCGATTCACAAAAAACACCGATTAAAAAATACTTAAGTAAAGAGAAACAAAAAGTGTTGTATACGTACGACTTCGGGGATAACTGGGATCATATCATTACATTGGAGAAAATCGAAAAACGAATCGAACCGTTAACACATCCGATTTGCATCAAAGGATCACGAGCATGCCCTCCCGAAGATGTTGGTGGGGTTTGGGGCTACCAAGATGCGATCGATATGATGAAAGACGATACGCGAAAACAAGAGCGTCAAGAGTTTTTGGAATGGTATGACGAATGGTACGGAGACGACTTTGATCCAGAGCGCTTTGACATCGAAGAAGTAAACCAACGACTTGCGACCATTCGCTTCAAGTAG
- a CDS encoding gluconate:H+ symporter — translation MTSSSLIFIVIAGISLLLFLIIRSKLHAFVALLLVSLLVGVAAGMPLKSVIESIQNGMGGTLGFVAVVVGLGAMFGQMLEASGGAERLAQTLMKKFGEDKAQWALGITGFLVAIPVFFDVGFIILVPIVYGLAKKTGRSLLYYGIPLLAGLAVTHSFIPPTPGPIAVANLIGADLGWVILFGFIAGVPAMMVAGPLFGKYIAKKIHASIPSYVEWKEHDNERDLPSFGLIAVIILIPLLLILMNTVSGVVLPEKNMFRSFFTFLGHPFVALTIATLLAFYFLGRKRGFSKQQVQDIATKALEPAGIIILVTGAGGVFKQILVDSGVGKVLADMMATSTLPPIVLAFIIAALVRISQGSATVAMVTSAGLMAPFIETLNLTGPILGLITIAIAAGATILSHVNDSGFWLVNRYFGLEVKDTLKSWTVMETIIAFVGFSVVFIISWFV, via the coding sequence ATGACATCATCTTCATTAATTTTCATCGTTATCGCAGGGATTAGTTTATTGTTATTTCTTATTATTCGTTCAAAATTGCATGCATTTGTCGCTTTATTGTTAGTTAGTTTACTCGTCGGAGTGGCGGCTGGCATGCCTTTGAAAAGCGTCATTGAGTCCATCCAAAACGGAATGGGTGGGACACTTGGATTTGTCGCAGTTGTTGTCGGATTAGGCGCGATGTTTGGACAGATGCTCGAGGCGTCGGGAGGGGCTGAACGACTAGCCCAAACGTTAATGAAAAAGTTTGGCGAAGATAAAGCACAGTGGGCGCTTGGAATTACTGGGTTTTTAGTTGCGATCCCCGTATTTTTCGACGTTGGTTTTATTATTCTTGTACCCATTGTTTACGGTTTAGCGAAAAAGACAGGGCGCTCTCTTTTATATTACGGCATTCCTTTGCTTGCTGGTCTAGCGGTGACGCATAGTTTTATCCCGCCAACACCAGGGCCTATTGCGGTTGCGAATTTGATTGGCGCAGATTTAGGTTGGGTCATTTTATTTGGTTTTATTGCTGGTGTACCTGCAATGATGGTAGCAGGACCTTTGTTTGGGAAGTATATTGCTAAAAAAATCCATGCTTCTATCCCTTCTTATGTGGAATGGAAAGAGCATGATAACGAACGGGATTTACCTAGCTTTGGATTAATTGCGGTGATTATTCTCATTCCTTTGCTCCTTATTTTAATGAATACCGTTTCAGGGGTTGTTTTGCCAGAGAAAAATATGTTTCGATCGTTCTTTACGTTTTTAGGACATCCGTTTGTTGCCTTAACGATCGCTACATTATTAGCTTTCTATTTCTTAGGACGAAAGCGCGGTTTTTCAAAGCAACAAGTACAAGATATTGCGACAAAAGCGCTTGAACCGGCTGGAATTATTATTCTTGTCACAGGAGCTGGTGGAGTGTTCAAGCAAATTTTAGTCGATTCAGGTGTCGGTAAAGTGCTTGCAGATATGATGGCGACATCTACGTTACCTCCAATTGTGTTAGCTTTTATTATCGCTGCGCTCGTTCGTATTTCGCAAGGCTCAGCAACAGTAGCAATGGTCACATCCGCTGGATTAATGGCTCCATTTATTGAGACGCTTAACTTAACGGGTCCGATTTTAGGTTTAATTACAATTGCGATTGCAGCGGGAGCGACAATTCTTTCACATGTCAACGACTCAGGATTTTGGCTCGTCAATCGCTACTTTGGTTTAGAGGTGAAAGATACGCTAAAATCATGGACAGTGATGGAAACAATCATCGCTTTCGTCGGTTTTTCCGTTGTTTTTATTATTAGTTGGTTTGTATGA
- a CDS encoding gluconokinase has product MSQVVIGVDIGTTSTKAVIFDEDGSIRSMHAVEYPMLHPQPGWAEQDPHVLFSAVMQSIQGAIYKGHVSAKQVKAIGFSVAMHSIMLVDEHHRPLTNCIIWTDNRSSEQAERLRASEQGVAMYKKTGTPIHPMSPLVKLMWFKECAPDVFKRAYKFISIKEYVLYQWFHQYVVDYSIASATGLFSLQTFDWDEEILTFLGIERSQLSSLVPTTYTLQGMDKKWAEQLGISSRTPVVIGASDGVLANVGVGAVLPHEAAITIGTSGAVRTISPFPKTDERGRTFCYVLTENEWVVGGPTNNGGILLRWLRDEFGAQEKEVAKRLGVDPYDLLTQYAARVPAGSEGLLFLPFLSGERAPYWDAHARGTFFGIRLQHKREHFIRSVMEGVCMSVFSVALAVRDVVGPLSEIRVSGGFAKSPFWRQMLCDMMGKELIVPETHEASALGAAALALYAQGDISSLQEVKSWLRISSSHTPNEQHTAIYAELFDLYTRLYMRLKDEFQIISSFQSKYV; this is encoded by the coding sequence ATGAGTCAAGTTGTCATCGGAGTTGATATTGGTACAACGAGTACAAAGGCTGTCATTTTTGACGAAGATGGAAGCATTCGCTCCATGCATGCGGTCGAATATCCGATGCTTCATCCGCAACCGGGATGGGCGGAACAAGACCCGCACGTTCTTTTTTCCGCGGTGATGCAAAGTATACAAGGAGCGATATACAAAGGACATGTTTCCGCAAAGCAAGTAAAGGCGATTGGATTTAGTGTCGCCATGCATTCAATTATGTTAGTAGATGAACACCACCGACCTTTGACGAACTGCATCATTTGGACAGACAACAGAAGTAGCGAACAAGCTGAACGGCTTCGAGCGAGTGAACAAGGGGTGGCGATGTATAAAAAAACGGGGACGCCGATTCATCCGATGTCACCGCTTGTGAAATTGATGTGGTTTAAAGAATGTGCGCCAGATGTATTCAAACGAGCATATAAGTTTATTTCCATTAAGGAGTATGTGTTATATCAATGGTTTCATCAGTATGTTGTTGATTATTCGATTGCTTCGGCCACCGGTTTGTTTTCCTTGCAAACATTTGATTGGGATGAAGAAATTTTAACGTTTCTCGGCATCGAGCGTAGTCAGTTGTCTTCTCTCGTTCCTACGACATATACGCTACAAGGAATGGATAAAAAATGGGCTGAACAGCTCGGTATTTCTTCTCGCACCCCTGTTGTCATTGGAGCGAGCGATGGCGTGCTTGCGAATGTCGGGGTAGGTGCCGTATTACCCCATGAGGCTGCTATTACGATTGGAACAAGCGGGGCGGTGCGAACGATTTCCCCTTTTCCAAAAACAGATGAACGAGGGCGGACGTTTTGTTATGTGTTGACAGAAAATGAATGGGTTGTTGGTGGACCGACAAATAATGGGGGGATTTTATTACGTTGGTTGCGTGATGAATTTGGGGCACAAGAAAAAGAAGTAGCAAAGCGGCTTGGAGTAGACCCATATGATTTATTGACACAATATGCCGCTCGTGTGCCTGCTGGATCGGAAGGATTGTTATTTTTGCCGTTTTTATCAGGGGAGCGAGCCCCGTATTGGGATGCGCATGCGCGTGGAACATTTTTTGGTATTCGTTTGCAGCATAAGCGCGAGCATTTTATTCGTTCAGTCATGGAAGGCGTTTGTATGAGCGTATTTTCGGTAGCACTTGCGGTCCGCGATGTCGTTGGGCCGTTATCGGAAATTCGAGTATCGGGTGGATTTGCGAAGTCGCCGTTTTGGCGTCAAATGTTGTGCGATATGATGGGAAAAGAGCTAATCGTCCCTGAAACGCATGAGGCATCGGCGCTAGGAGCAGCAGCATTAGCTCTTTACGCTCAAGGAGATATTTCGTCGCTACAAGAGGTGAAATCGTGGCTACGCATTTCTTCGTCTCATACACCAAATGAACAACATACAGCGATTTATGCGGAATTGTTTGACTTGTATACACGTCTATATATGCGATTAAAAGATGAATTTCAAATCATTTCTTCTTTTCAAAGTAAATATGTATAA
- a CDS encoding LacI family DNA-binding transcriptional regulator, translating into MRKVTMADVAKLANVSKSTVSQYLNKRYEYMSEETKRRIAEAIEELQYRPNVLARSLKQKSTATIGVIVFNILHMLTTQVLRAIEDMCQQHDFHVIVCNTDDDPEKERKYIDMLWAKQVDGFIIFPTGKNVELYKKMQEARLPLVFVDRTVAGIDADSVLLHNERAVQLGVQYLIEQGYKHIGLVAPPFAPHVIPRTERIEAFHHALRDHGVSVEKEWVITEHVKRIPERLEALFNSNKLPEAIFAINDLTLMEVLAFVKKHQLAIPNDLAVISIDDVPFASIYTPSLTTIAQPTFEMGKIAAERLFMQMNGETSPQMFRLAPMFIERDSAKKRGEKNESSCHRS; encoded by the coding sequence GTGCGGAAAGTGACGATGGCGGACGTAGCAAAACTGGCGAATGTTTCAAAAAGTACAGTATCGCAATATTTAAATAAAAGATATGAATATATGAGCGAAGAAACGAAAAGGCGCATTGCGGAGGCAATTGAGGAATTACAATATCGCCCAAATGTTCTCGCCCGTAGTTTAAAACAAAAATCAACAGCGACGATTGGCGTCATTGTTTTCAACATTTTGCATATGTTAACGACGCAAGTGCTCCGTGCAATTGAGGATATGTGCCAACAACATGATTTCCATGTCATCGTTTGTAATACAGATGACGATCCTGAAAAAGAAAGAAAATATATTGATATGTTATGGGCGAAACAAGTGGATGGATTTATCATTTTCCCAACAGGAAAAAATGTAGAGTTGTATAAAAAAATGCAAGAAGCGCGCTTACCACTTGTGTTTGTGGACCGTACAGTTGCGGGGATCGATGCGGATTCGGTTTTGTTGCATAATGAGCGTGCTGTTCAGTTAGGTGTACAGTATCTCATTGAACAAGGGTATAAACATATTGGGCTTGTTGCACCGCCATTTGCTCCACACGTCATTCCACGTACAGAGCGTATCGAAGCTTTTCATCATGCGTTGCGTGATCACGGTGTTTCAGTGGAAAAAGAGTGGGTTATTACCGAGCATGTGAAGCGCATCCCGGAGCGATTAGAGGCTCTTTTTAACAGTAATAAACTGCCTGAGGCGATATTTGCGATAAATGACTTAACGTTAATGGAAGTATTAGCGTTCGTGAAAAAACACCAACTCGCCATTCCGAATGATCTAGCAGTCATAAGTATTGATGACGTTCCATTTGCATCGATTTATACCCCTTCGTTAACAACGATTGCACAGCCGACGTTTGAAATGGGAAAAATAGCGGCAGAACGGTTGTTTATGCAAATGAATGGTGAGACGTCTCCACAAATGTTTCGGCTTGCTCCAATGTTCATAGAAAGGGATTCAGCAAAGAAAAGAGGAGAAAAAAATGAGTCAAGTTGTCATCGGAGTTGA
- the tnpC gene encoding IS66 family transposase translates to MLTVQQAVFTVESLMGKVQQQKQLIHQLIQENEHLRQENKQLRKENEQLTYRVQELEARTKKNSSNSHLPPSSDRFEKKRSSREPSGKKPGGQEGHEGTTLCQVEHPHHRVVHRVHTCQGCGASLRDVKPFKVDVRQVFDLPPVTMEVTQHEREVKSCPHCRCVQQAEFPSHVTNHVQYGPRLTALVVYLYNIQMIPYQRLRDMMEELYQHPISTGTLVNMVKRGREALEPNMDIIEEALLPSDILHVDETSLRIDGKQAWVHVACTSAYTYLAPHASRGKKATDEIGILPQYKGTMMHDAFGTYPRYTEATHALCHAHHLRDLKGFIEQGHTWAKRMTTFLLSAKQVVEQHSGFLPEEEAKRWERVYDRILAKAQHRLEGMTPLPKKALSFIRRLQKRKEEALRFLREAHVPFDNNQAERDLRMVKVKENISGTFRQETFAQSFCIARSIVSTLTKHEKNVWDSLCLLLTGETIDRVLSAT, encoded by the coding sequence ATGTTGACGGTACAACAAGCTGTATTTACAGTTGAGAGCTTAATGGGCAAAGTCCAACAACAAAAACAGCTCATTCATCAACTCATTCAAGAAAATGAACATTTGCGTCAAGAAAACAAACAGCTACGTAAAGAAAATGAACAACTGACATATCGCGTTCAAGAGCTGGAAGCACGCACGAAAAAAAACAGCTCTAATAGCCATCTGCCCCCATCTTCTGACCGTTTCGAGAAAAAGCGCTCCTCTCGTGAACCGTCTGGCAAAAAGCCTGGCGGACAGGAGGGACATGAGGGAACGACGCTCTGTCAAGTGGAACATCCACACCATCGTGTCGTTCATCGCGTCCATACGTGTCAAGGATGTGGGGCTTCTTTACGTGACGTAAAACCGTTCAAAGTCGATGTCCGTCAAGTGTTTGATCTGCCTCCCGTGACGATGGAAGTCACACAACATGAACGCGAAGTGAAATCATGCCCGCACTGTCGGTGCGTACAACAAGCCGAGTTCCCATCACACGTCACCAATCATGTGCAATATGGTCCACGGCTCACGGCGCTTGTCGTGTATTTATACAATATACAAATGATTCCATATCAACGTTTACGTGACATGATGGAAGAGTTATATCAACATCCGATCAGCACAGGAACACTTGTCAATATGGTCAAACGAGGACGCGAAGCACTCGAACCAAACATGGACATCATCGAGGAAGCATTGCTTCCATCGGATATCTTGCATGTGGATGAAACGAGCTTGCGGATCGATGGCAAACAGGCCTGGGTTCATGTCGCCTGTACATCTGCATATACATACTTAGCTCCTCACGCTTCTCGTGGAAAGAAAGCAACCGATGAAATCGGGATTCTTCCACAATATAAAGGAACGATGATGCATGATGCATTCGGTACGTATCCCAGATACACCGAAGCCACGCATGCCCTTTGTCATGCCCATCATTTACGTGACTTGAAAGGGTTCATCGAACAAGGGCATACATGGGCAAAACGGATGACCACGTTTCTATTATCCGCCAAACAAGTGGTCGAACAACATAGTGGCTTTCTTCCTGAAGAAGAAGCGAAACGTTGGGAGCGCGTGTATGATCGCATACTCGCGAAAGCGCAACATCGGTTGGAAGGGATGACACCGTTGCCAAAAAAAGCGCTCTCCTTCATTCGGCGACTTCAAAAACGGAAGGAAGAAGCGCTGCGCTTTTTGCGTGAAGCTCACGTTCCCTTTGACAACAACCAAGCCGAACGAGATCTTCGCATGGTCAAAGTCAAAGAGAACATCTCAGGGACGTTTCGTCAGGAAACGTTCGCGCAGTCGTTTTGCATCGCAAGAAGCATCGTTTCCACACTCACAAAGCACGAAAAAAACGTGTGGGACTCGTTGTGTCTTCTGTTGACAGGTGAAACGATAGATCGTGTTCTTTCCGCTACGTAG
- the istB gene encoding IS21-like element IS5376 family helper ATPase IstB translates to MKERIHEYCHQLHLPVMAERWSAMAEYASTHNISYSEFLFRLLEAEIVEKQARSIQTLIKLSKLPYRKTIDTFDFTAQPSVDERRIRELLTLSFIDRKENILFLGPPGIGKTHLAISIGMEAIARGYKTYFITAHDLVNQLRRADQEGKLEKKLRVFVKPTVLIIDEMGYLKLDPNSAHYLFQVIARRYEHAPIILTSNKSFGEWGEIVGDSVLATAMLDRLLHHSIIFNLKGESYRLREKRIQQEKQKDQ, encoded by the coding sequence ATGAAAGAACGCATACACGAGTATTGCCACCAACTCCATTTGCCTGTCATGGCGGAGCGATGGTCCGCCATGGCAGAATACGCCTCTACTCATAATATATCATATTCAGAGTTTTTATTCCGCTTATTAGAGGCAGAAATCGTCGAAAAACAGGCACGATCGATCCAAACGCTCATCAAGCTGTCCAAACTGCCGTATCGCAAGACGATCGATACGTTTGATTTTACCGCGCAGCCTTCGGTGGATGAGCGCCGGATTCGAGAGCTGCTTACGTTGTCCTTTATTGACCGGAAAGAAAATATCCTCTTTCTCGGTCCACCGGGGATTGGAAAGACACATCTGGCCATTTCGATTGGAATGGAGGCGATCGCAAGAGGGTATAAAACGTATTTTATTACCGCTCACGATTTGGTCAATCAGTTAAGAAGAGCCGACCAGGAAGGAAAGTTGGAGAAAAAGCTTCGTGTCTTTGTGAAGCCAACCGTTCTCATTATTGATGAAATGGGGTACCTAAAACTGGACCCGAACAGCGCTCATTACTTATTTCAAGTGATCGCTCGTCGGTACGAGCATGCCCCGATTATCCTCACCTCCAACAAAAGCTTCGGGGAATGGGGAGAAATCGTGGGAGACTCGGTTTTGGCGACAGCGATGTTAGATCGATTACTGCATCATTCCATCATTTTCAACCTAAAGGGGGAAAGCTATCGATTACGGGAAAAGAGGATCCAACAAGAAAAACAGAAGGATCAATGA
- the istA gene encoding IS21-like element IS5376 family transposase gives MITRGEFFMIKEMYERGMSISDIARELGIDRKTVRKYIHSPNPPSKSKRKQRKSKLDPFKPYLQKRMLEDGVFNSEKLFFEIRQQGYTGGKTILKDYMKPFRETAKKKYTVRYETLPGEQMQIDWKEVGEVVIEGKKVKLSLFVATLGYSRMKYAVFTTSQDQEHLMECLIQSFKYFGGVPKKVLFDNMKTVTDGREQGVVKWNKRFSEFASYYGFIPKVCRPYRAQTKGKVERAIQYIMDHFYVGTSFESIEELNFLLHRWLDQVANRKPNATTGISPQERWAEESLKPLPLKDYDTSYLSYRKVHWDGSFSYKGEQWLLSAEYAGKEILVKERLNGDIRLYFRGKEISHVDQQKKVISFAEKIKKKQTEMAATISPVSMEVDTRPLSVYDAFLRGESS, from the coding sequence ATGATTACGAGAGGGGAATTTTTTATGATCAAAGAGATGTATGAAAGGGGAATGAGTATTTCCGATATTGCGAGGGAATTGGGGATCGATCGGAAAACCGTCCGAAAATATATTCACTCCCCCAATCCTCCTTCCAAATCCAAGCGAAAACAAAGAAAAAGCAAGTTAGATCCATTTAAACCGTATCTTCAAAAACGGATGTTAGAAGATGGGGTGTTTAATAGCGAAAAGTTGTTTTTTGAAATTCGACAACAGGGCTATACGGGAGGAAAGACGATTTTAAAAGACTATATGAAACCTTTCCGAGAGACGGCGAAAAAGAAATACACCGTTCGCTATGAAACGCTTCCTGGCGAACAAATGCAAATCGATTGGAAAGAAGTTGGGGAGGTCGTGATCGAAGGGAAAAAAGTCAAGTTATCGCTATTTGTGGCCACGTTAGGCTATTCGCGGATGAAATACGCGGTATTTACGACCAGCCAGGACCAGGAGCACTTAATGGAATGCCTGATTCAGAGCTTCAAGTACTTTGGTGGGGTTCCGAAGAAGGTGTTATTTGACAATATGAAGACCGTTACAGACGGGCGAGAACAAGGAGTGGTGAAATGGAATAAGCGATTTTCTGAATTTGCGAGTTACTACGGATTTATTCCAAAAGTATGCCGGCCCTACCGGGCCCAGACAAAGGGAAAAGTCGAACGAGCCATTCAGTATATTATGGATCACTTCTATGTAGGAACATCGTTTGAAAGCATCGAAGAATTAAATTTCCTTTTACATCGTTGGCTCGATCAAGTGGCGAATCGGAAGCCAAACGCCACTACCGGTATTTCTCCGCAAGAGCGTTGGGCCGAGGAGTCACTCAAACCTCTCCCGTTGAAAGATTACGATACGAGCTATCTTTCCTATCGGAAAGTGCATTGGGATGGCAGTTTCTCGTATAAAGGGGAGCAATGGCTCTTATCGGCGGAGTATGCAGGCAAAGAAATTCTAGTGAAGGAGCGATTAAATGGAGATATTCGATTGTACTTTCGAGGGAAGGAGATTTCTCACGTGGACCAACAGAAAAAAGTGATTTCATTCGCTGAAAAAATAAAAAAGAAACAGACAGAAATGGCCGCCACCATTTCGCCTGTTTCGATGGAAGTGGATACTCGTCCATTGTCCGTTTATGACGCATTCCTGCGAGGGGAAAGCTCATGA
- a CDS encoding VOC family protein: MNFTFLEIDHVQVAAPKGCEEKAREFYGKILGMKEIPKPENLQKRGGVWFQCGSHQLHIGVQDDFQPAKKAHPAFHVKNLAVLRDHLIEKGIAVKEDEPLEGANRFYANDPFGNRLEFLEWIK; this comes from the coding sequence ATGAACTTTACTTTCTTAGAAATTGATCATGTTCAAGTTGCTGCTCCTAAAGGTTGTGAAGAAAAAGCACGTGAGTTTTACGGAAAAATTTTAGGAATGAAAGAGATCCCAAAACCTGAGAACTTACAAAAGCGAGGTGGAGTATGGTTTCAATGTGGGAGTCATCAGCTACATATTGGTGTACAAGATGATTTTCAACCTGCTAAAAAAGCACACCCAGCCTTTCATGTAAAAAATCTTGCTGTATTGCGTGACCACTTAATTGAGAAGGGGATTGCAGTAAAGGAAGATGAACCGCTAGAAGGAGCAAATCGTTTTTATGCCAATGATCCTTTTGGCAACAGACTCGAATTTTTAGAGTGGATTAAATAA